One Corynebacterium tuberculostearicum DNA window includes the following coding sequences:
- a CDS encoding MFS transporter, whose translation MSIHPPRAQDHATAASTAAQRWSFCAVISLGLLMVGLDNSILYTALPQLSQQLHTTDTQQLWIINAYALVLSGLLLGAGTLGDRTGHRRMFLIGLAVFGGASLLAAYSPSAWTLVLGRAFLGCGAAIMMPSSLALIRLTFPDEVERNTAIGIWGSVAVIGAAAGPTVGGFFLEHFWWGSVFLLNVPVVVVAIALTLLLAPPNAPNPHKHWDFPSSLYSLITLTSLVLAIKSLADNWPVSAAAGIVFICGALAFGRRQARLSDPLLTFDIFGSRIFSGGAITAGGAMFGLAGLELLSTQKLQLVDALSPLHAGLIISAMALSAIPTSILGGATLHRVGFLPLISGGFLLMAAGMALVVVSRGETLPLLVSALVLTGLGAGLAMSVSSTAIINAAPLHRTGMASGVEAVSYEFGTLISIALTGTLVPLLMARELPPHLAELGTDALYHPASHAAAASAYNAGYLSTIGGLACFALLLAAITAWCFRDNPKSGDPYAATQQKDRSP comes from the coding sequence ATGAGTATCCACCCGCCCCGCGCACAAGACCACGCCACTGCGGCCTCCACGGCCGCCCAGCGGTGGTCTTTCTGCGCCGTCATCTCTCTGGGGTTACTCATGGTTGGGCTGGATAATTCCATCCTCTACACCGCATTGCCGCAGCTATCGCAGCAATTGCACACCACCGATACCCAGCAACTCTGGATTATCAACGCCTACGCGTTGGTGCTCTCCGGCCTCCTTCTTGGCGCCGGCACGCTGGGCGATCGCACCGGCCACCGGCGGATGTTCCTCATCGGCTTGGCCGTCTTCGGCGGCGCTTCCCTGCTCGCCGCTTATTCCCCCAGCGCCTGGACGCTGGTTTTAGGCCGCGCCTTCTTGGGCTGCGGCGCCGCCATCATGATGCCGTCGAGCCTAGCGCTCATTCGCCTGACCTTTCCCGATGAGGTGGAGCGCAACACGGCCATTGGCATCTGGGGTTCTGTCGCCGTCATCGGTGCGGCGGCTGGCCCCACCGTGGGCGGCTTCTTTTTGGAGCACTTCTGGTGGGGCTCGGTCTTTTTGCTCAATGTCCCGGTTGTGGTCGTGGCCATTGCGCTGACCTTGCTCCTTGCCCCACCAAACGCTCCGAACCCCCATAAACACTGGGACTTCCCCTCGTCCCTGTATTCCCTAATCACTCTCACCAGCCTGGTGCTGGCCATTAAATCCCTGGCAGACAATTGGCCGGTGAGTGCCGCCGCAGGCATCGTCTTCATCTGCGGCGCGCTCGCCTTCGGCCGCCGCCAGGCTCGCTTGTCAGATCCCCTGCTGACCTTCGACATCTTTGGTTCCCGCATCTTCAGCGGCGGGGCCATAACGGCCGGGGGCGCCATGTTCGGCCTCGCCGGCCTGGAGCTGCTGAGTACCCAAAAGCTGCAGCTTGTCGACGCCCTCTCACCCCTCCACGCCGGCCTCATCATCTCTGCCATGGCGCTCTCTGCCATCCCTACCTCCATCCTGGGTGGTGCCACCTTGCACCGCGTGGGGTTCCTCCCACTCATTAGCGGCGGATTCTTGCTCATGGCCGCAGGCATGGCCCTGGTGGTGGTGAGCCGGGGTGAAACGCTTCCCCTACTCGTCTCCGCCCTAGTGCTCACCGGCCTCGGCGCGGGCCTGGCCATGTCCGTGTCCTCGACTGCCATCATCAATGCCGCTCCCCTTCATCGCACCGGCATGGCCTCTGGCGTAGAGGCGGTCTCCTATGAATTCGGCACCCTGATCTCCATTGCACTGACCGGCACCCTCGTCCCTCTCCTCATGGCCCGCGAATTGCCGCCCCACCTTGCGGAACTGGGTACCGACGCGCTGTATCACCCCGCTTCCCACGCGGCCGCCGCGAGCGCCTACAATGCCGGATATCTTTCCACCATCGGCGGCCTAGCTTGCTTCGCCTTGCTCCTAGCCGCGATAACCGCCTGGTGTTTCCGCGATAACCCCAAATCAGGAGATCCCTATGCCGCGACTCAACAAAAAGACCGCAGCCCTTGA
- the purB gene encoding adenylosuccinate lyase gives MAEKKKISNVLSSRYASAELSNIWSPEHKIILERKLWIAVMRAQKDLGVDIPAKAIDAYEAVVEDVNLESIAERERVTRHDVKARIEEFNALAGYEHIHKGMTSRDLTENVEQLQIHTSLEIIRDKAIAVVSRIGRHAAEYQSLVMAGRSHNVAAQATTLGKRFATAGDEMLLAIERVEDLLARYPLRGIKGPMGTSQDMLDLMGGSEDKLASLETAIADYLGFHRIFNSVGQVYPRSLDFDAISALVELGAAPSSLATTIRLMAGNETVTEGFKEGQVGSSAMPHKMNARSCERVGGLQVILRGYLTMAADLAGQQWNEGDVFCSVVRRVALPDAFFALDGQFETFLTVLDEFGAFPAMIDRELERYLPFLATTRILMAAVRAGVGRETAHEVIKENAVAVALNMRENGGEQDLVQRLAADDRLPMDESDLEAALADKHAFIGAAESQVSQVLNRINALVGEHPKAAAYTPGEIL, from the coding sequence GTGGCTGAAAAGAAGAAGATTTCCAACGTCCTGTCCTCCCGCTATGCCTCCGCGGAGCTGTCCAATATCTGGAGCCCGGAGCATAAAATCATCTTGGAGCGCAAGCTCTGGATTGCGGTCATGCGCGCCCAGAAGGATCTGGGCGTAGACATCCCCGCCAAGGCCATCGATGCCTACGAGGCCGTGGTAGAGGACGTGAACCTTGAGTCCATCGCGGAGCGCGAGCGCGTCACCCGCCACGATGTGAAGGCCCGCATCGAAGAATTCAATGCGCTGGCCGGCTACGAGCACATTCACAAGGGCATGACCAGCCGCGATCTCACCGAGAACGTGGAGCAGCTGCAGATCCATACCTCGCTGGAGATCATCCGCGATAAGGCCATCGCCGTGGTCTCCCGCATCGGCCGCCACGCCGCCGAGTACCAGTCCCTGGTCATGGCCGGCCGCTCCCACAACGTGGCCGCGCAGGCCACCACCCTGGGCAAGCGCTTCGCAACGGCCGGCGACGAGATGCTGCTGGCCATTGAGCGCGTCGAAGATCTTTTGGCACGCTACCCGCTGCGCGGCATCAAGGGCCCGATGGGCACCTCCCAAGACATGCTCGATCTCATGGGTGGCTCCGAGGACAAGCTCGCCTCCCTGGAGACGGCCATCGCGGATTACCTGGGCTTCCACCGCATCTTCAACTCTGTGGGCCAGGTCTACCCGCGCTCCCTCGACTTCGACGCCATCTCCGCCCTGGTGGAGCTCGGCGCCGCCCCGTCCTCGCTGGCTACCACCATCCGCTTGATGGCCGGCAACGAGACGGTCACCGAGGGCTTCAAGGAAGGCCAGGTCGGCTCCTCCGCCATGCCGCACAAGATGAACGCCCGTTCCTGCGAGCGCGTCGGCGGCCTGCAGGTCATCCTCCGCGGCTACCTCACCATGGCCGCAGACCTCGCTGGCCAGCAGTGGAACGAGGGCGATGTTTTCTGCTCCGTCGTCCGCCGCGTCGCGCTTCCCGACGCCTTCTTTGCCCTCGACGGCCAATTCGAAACCTTCCTCACCGTCCTCGACGAGTTCGGTGCCTTCCCGGCCATGATCGACCGCGAGCTGGAGCGCTACCTGCCCTTCCTGGCCACCACCCGCATCCTCATGGCGGCCGTGCGCGCCGGCGTGGGCCGCGAGACCGCCCACGAGGTCATCAAGGAAAACGCCGTGGCCGTCGCGCTCAATATGCGCGAAAACGGCGGCGAGCAGGACCTGGTCCAGCGCCTTGCTGCCGATGACCGCCTGCCCATGGACGAGTCCGACCTCGAGGCCGCCCTAGCCGATAAGCATGCCTTCATCGGCGCCGCCGAGTCCCAGGTCAGCCAGGTGCTCAACCGCATCAACGCATTGGTAGGCGAGCACCCCAAGGCCGCGGCCTATACCCCGGGCGAGATCCTTTAA
- a CDS encoding HIT family protein, which yields MASVFTKIINGELPARFVYRDETCVAFLSIEPLRYGHTLVVPIEEVDKWTDLDPQTWAHLNEVALEIGGAIKTAFDTPRTGYIIAGFDVPHTHIHLFPTEKMEEYDFAKAFDAENTDDAAMDEAAARIRQHLGCNEEGIRED from the coding sequence ATGGCTTCTGTATTTACAAAGATCATTAATGGTGAACTACCCGCTCGCTTTGTCTACCGCGATGAGACCTGCGTGGCTTTCCTCTCCATCGAGCCGCTGCGCTACGGCCACACCTTGGTCGTGCCCATCGAGGAAGTAGATAAGTGGACCGACCTGGATCCCCAGACCTGGGCTCACCTCAACGAGGTCGCCCTGGAAATCGGCGGCGCTATCAAGACCGCGTTTGATACCCCGCGCACCGGCTACATCATCGCCGGATTCGATGTCCCGCACACCCATATCCACCTCTTCCCCACCGAGAAGATGGAAGAGTATGACTTTGCCAAGGCCTTCGACGCTGAGAACACCGACGATGCCGCGATGGATGAGGCGGCCGCCCGCATCCGTCAGCACCTCGGCTGCAACGAGGAAGGCATTCGGGAGGACTAG
- the purD gene encoding phosphoribosylamine--glycine ligase, with translation MRILVIGSGGREHALVKGLSADPKSTEIHAAPGSAAMSALATVHPDYSQVDDADRMVELAQSIAADLVVIGPEVPLVAGVADALRAAGIAVFGPSKEAAQIEGSKAFAKDVMESAGVKTARAEQLRPGATEDDIEAALDRFGPQFVVKDDGLAGGKGVVVTPDRAAARAHVDAVLAAGNPVLLESFLDGPEVSLFCLVDGETVVPLLPAQDHKRAYDNDEGPNTGGMGAYTPLPWLPQDGVQRIVDEVCTPVAKEMARRGTPYSGLLYAGLAWGEEGPAVVEFNCRFGDPETQAVLSLLKSPLAEALHATATGTLSELPPLEWEDGFAVIIVMAAEGYPASPRKGDAITGAALDDPQRVLHAGTVHTDGAYRTAGGRVLSVLGKGATLADARADAYATVDGIEFAGGFVRRDIGKRAEDGEISL, from the coding sequence ATGCGCATTCTCGTAATTGGTTCGGGCGGCCGTGAACACGCCCTAGTCAAGGGCCTGTCCGCCGACCCTAAGAGCACCGAGATCCACGCCGCGCCAGGCAGCGCGGCCATGTCCGCCCTCGCTACCGTCCACCCGGATTACTCCCAGGTAGATGACGCTGATCGCATGGTAGAGCTCGCCCAGAGCATCGCCGCGGACCTCGTTGTCATCGGTCCTGAGGTTCCCCTCGTCGCCGGCGTGGCCGATGCCCTGCGCGCGGCCGGCATCGCTGTCTTCGGACCTAGCAAGGAGGCAGCCCAGATCGAGGGATCCAAGGCCTTTGCCAAGGACGTCATGGAATCCGCCGGCGTCAAGACCGCCCGCGCGGAGCAGCTGCGCCCGGGCGCCACCGAGGACGACATTGAAGCCGCCCTCGACCGCTTCGGCCCGCAGTTCGTGGTCAAAGACGATGGCCTGGCCGGCGGCAAGGGTGTCGTGGTCACCCCAGACCGCGCCGCCGCCCGCGCCCACGTCGATGCCGTCCTCGCGGCCGGCAACCCGGTGCTGCTGGAATCCTTCCTCGATGGCCCCGAAGTCTCTCTCTTCTGCTTAGTCGATGGCGAGACCGTCGTCCCGCTGCTGCCGGCTCAGGATCACAAGCGCGCCTATGACAACGACGAGGGCCCCAATACCGGTGGCATGGGCGCCTACACCCCGCTGCCGTGGCTGCCGCAGGACGGCGTGCAGCGCATCGTGGACGAGGTCTGCACCCCTGTGGCCAAGGAGATGGCGCGCCGCGGCACCCCTTATTCCGGTCTGCTCTACGCCGGCCTGGCCTGGGGCGAAGAAGGCCCGGCCGTCGTCGAGTTCAACTGCCGCTTCGGCGACCCGGAGACCCAGGCAGTGCTCTCCCTGCTCAAGTCCCCGCTGGCTGAGGCCCTCCACGCCACGGCCACCGGCACCCTCTCCGAGCTCCCGCCACTGGAGTGGGAGGATGGCTTCGCCGTCATCATCGTCATGGCGGCCGAGGGCTACCCGGCCTCCCCACGCAAGGGCGATGCCATCACCGGCGCCGCCCTGGACGATCCGCAGCGCGTCCTCCACGCCGGCACCGTGCATACCGACGGCGCCTACCGCACCGCGGGCGGCCGTGTGCTCAGCGTGCTGGGTAAGGGCGCCACGCTTGCCGACGCCCGCGCAGACGCCTACGCCACCGTCGACGGCATCGAGTTTGCGGGTGGCTTTGTGCGCCGGGACATCGGCAAGCGAGCAGAAGACGGTGAGATTTCTCTCTAA
- a CDS encoding response regulator transcription factor: MEDTKLAKVLVVDDEPNIVELLTVSLKFQNFEVFSANSGNEALRIAREVNPDAYILDVMMPGMDGFELLGKLRQEGLDGPVLYLTAKDGVDQRIHGLTIGADDYVTKPFSLEEVITRLRVIMRRGGAAEESTNDATMSYADLTLNDDTHEVTKAGELIELSPTEFNLLRYLMQNKEVVLSKSKILDNVWHYDFGGDGNVVESYISYLRRKIDTGETQLIHTVRGVGYVLRTPRS, from the coding sequence ATGGAAGACACTAAACTCGCCAAGGTTCTTGTCGTCGATGACGAACCCAATATTGTGGAGCTGCTTACCGTATCGCTGAAGTTCCAGAACTTCGAGGTATTTAGCGCCAATTCCGGCAACGAGGCGCTGCGCATTGCCCGCGAGGTAAACCCAGATGCCTACATCCTGGACGTCATGATGCCGGGCATGGATGGCTTCGAGCTGCTGGGCAAGCTGCGCCAAGAAGGCCTGGACGGCCCGGTGCTCTACCTCACCGCTAAGGACGGTGTGGACCAGCGCATCCACGGCTTGACCATCGGTGCGGATGATTACGTGACGAAGCCCTTCAGCTTGGAAGAAGTGATCACCCGCCTGCGCGTCATCATGCGCCGCGGCGGCGCGGCGGAAGAATCCACCAACGATGCCACCATGAGCTATGCAGATCTGACGCTCAATGATGACACCCATGAGGTCACCAAGGCCGGCGAGCTCATCGAGCTTTCGCCCACCGAGTTCAACCTCCTGCGGTACCTCATGCAAAACAAGGAAGTGGTGCTATCCAAGTCCAAGATTTTGGACAATGTGTGGCACTACGATTTCGGCGGCGATGGCAACGTGGTCGAGTCCTATATCTCTTACCTGCGCCGCAAGATCGATACCGGCGAGACGCAGCTGATCCACACCGTGCGCGGCGTGGGTTATGTACTGCGCACCCCGCGCTCCTAA
- a CDS encoding sensor histidine kinase: MEDSQETQDQAPAPAAARPQSMWHEGLGQGEGEGNSSKRRMFSQIPQAMPLRTWLVILLVVVSGLGITGSSFAVNSIMRNVLLNNVDDELRSASTTWARDISNDFFIGDHTKRPPTEYVVLNYLPDGTIRYSGPSSTTPNAENIPLGGYPTTVGSIENNTKWRALAFADSNGVITVIAKDMTHEKEILHGLAMVQVTIAAIALAAIAAVGFWFIRRALRPLRVVEKTASEIAAGDLDKRVPKWPLHTEVGQLAAALNIMLGQLQRSVVRAQEKEEQMRRFVGDASHELRTPLTSLRGYTELYRSGATKDVDLVFSKIDDESKRMSLLVEDLLALTRAEGTRLDLHPVDLLELALSVGSSARAAFPGREIKVANDAKSIPVVNGDASRLHQVLLNLVTNGIRHGGDEATVTLRLRREDNDVLVDVSDDGKGMSQEDAAHIFERFYRADTSRTRDTGGSGLGLAIVHSLVEQHDGSISVDSELGRGTTFTVRLPALADAPSET; this comes from the coding sequence ATGGAAGATTCACAGGAGACCCAGGACCAGGCACCTGCGCCGGCGGCGGCGCGCCCGCAGTCCATGTGGCATGAGGGCCTGGGGCAAGGCGAAGGGGAGGGAAATTCCTCCAAGCGGCGGATGTTTTCCCAGATTCCGCAGGCCATGCCGCTGCGGACGTGGCTGGTCATCCTCCTCGTCGTGGTCTCCGGGCTCGGCATTACGGGCTCGTCCTTTGCGGTGAATTCCATCATGCGCAACGTGCTCTTAAATAACGTCGATGACGAGCTGCGCTCCGCCTCGACCACATGGGCGCGCGATATCAGCAATGACTTTTTCATCGGCGATCACACCAAGCGCCCGCCTACCGAATACGTGGTGCTGAACTACCTGCCCGATGGCACCATCCGCTATTCGGGACCGTCCTCGACCACCCCGAATGCGGAGAATATCCCGCTCGGCGGCTATCCCACCACCGTGGGCTCCATCGAGAACAACACCAAGTGGCGCGCGCTCGCCTTCGCGGACTCCAATGGTGTCATCACGGTCATCGCTAAGGACATGACCCACGAGAAGGAAATCCTGCACGGCCTAGCCATGGTCCAAGTGACCATTGCCGCCATCGCCCTGGCCGCCATTGCGGCCGTGGGGTTCTGGTTTATCCGCAGGGCGTTGCGGCCGCTGCGGGTGGTGGAAAAGACGGCGTCGGAAATCGCGGCAGGCGACCTAGACAAGCGTGTTCCCAAATGGCCGCTGCACACCGAGGTGGGCCAGCTGGCCGCCGCACTCAATATCATGCTGGGGCAGCTGCAGCGCTCCGTCGTGCGCGCGCAAGAGAAAGAGGAACAGATGCGTCGCTTCGTCGGCGATGCCTCGCATGAGCTGCGCACGCCGCTGACCAGCCTGCGTGGCTATACCGAGCTCTATCGCTCCGGCGCCACCAAGGACGTGGATCTGGTCTTTTCCAAGATCGATGATGAGTCCAAGCGCATGTCCCTGCTGGTAGAGGACCTGTTGGCCCTTACCCGCGCCGAGGGCACGCGCCTAGACCTGCACCCCGTAGACCTGCTGGAGCTGGCCCTGTCCGTGGGCTCTTCCGCGCGTGCGGCCTTCCCCGGCCGCGAGATTAAGGTGGCCAATGACGCCAAGTCCATCCCGGTGGTTAATGGCGATGCCAGCCGCCTGCACCAGGTGCTGCTCAACCTGGTGACCAACGGCATCCGCCACGGCGGCGATGAGGCCACGGTGACGCTGCGCCTGCGCCGCGAGGACAATGATGTGCTGGTCGATGTCAGCGATGACGGCAAGGGCATGTCCCAGGAAGATGCGGCGCACATCTTCGAGCGCTTCTACCGCGCGGATACCTCGCGCACCCGCGATACGGGTGGCTCCGGCCTGGGCCTGGCCATCGTCCACTCTCTGGTGGAGCAGCACGATGGCAGCATTAGCGTCGACTCCGAGCTCGGCCGCGGCACCACCTTTACGGTGCGCCTGCCCGCGCTTGCCGACGCCCCCTCTGAGACCTAG
- a CDS encoding phosphoribosylaminoimidazolesuccinocarboxamide synthase, producing the protein MRPELSSYNHLASGKVRDIYDVDENTLLMVVSDRISAYDHALEPAIPDKGRVLTATSKFFFDSIDFPNHLAGPLDDERIPAECLGRAMVVKKLDMLPFECVARGFLTGSGLKEYKANGTVCGIELPEGLVEASRLPEPIFTPATKAEQGEHDENVSFDYVVDKLGAERAEELRAATLRIYSEAAALAEEKGIILADTKFEFGLDQDGTLVLADEVLTPDSSRYWPADSYVEGEVQPSFDKQYVRNWLTSDASGWDQAADGTPPQLPDDVVSATRLRYIEAYERLSGERFADFLSPEA; encoded by the coding sequence ATGCGACCTGAGCTTTCTTCTTATAACCATCTTGCCTCCGGCAAGGTCCGCGATATCTACGATGTAGACGAGAACACCCTGTTGATGGTGGTTTCGGACCGCATCTCGGCCTACGACCACGCCCTCGAACCGGCCATCCCGGACAAGGGCCGCGTGTTGACCGCAACCTCGAAGTTCTTCTTCGACTCCATCGATTTCCCCAACCACCTGGCCGGCCCGCTCGATGATGAGCGCATCCCCGCCGAGTGCCTTGGCCGCGCGATGGTGGTCAAGAAGCTGGATATGCTGCCCTTCGAGTGCGTGGCCCGCGGCTTCCTCACCGGTTCCGGTCTGAAGGAGTACAAGGCCAACGGCACCGTGTGCGGTATCGAGCTGCCGGAGGGCCTGGTTGAGGCTTCCCGCCTGCCCGAGCCCATCTTCACCCCGGCTACCAAGGCGGAACAAGGCGAGCACGATGAGAACGTCTCCTTCGACTACGTGGTGGACAAGCTGGGCGCCGAGCGCGCCGAGGAGCTGCGCGCGGCCACCCTCCGCATTTACTCCGAGGCCGCCGCGCTCGCGGAGGAGAAGGGCATTATCCTCGCCGATACCAAGTTCGAGTTCGGCCTAGACCAAGACGGCACCCTCGTGCTGGCCGATGAGGTCCTTACCCCAGATTCCTCCCGCTACTGGCCGGCCGATTCCTACGTGGAGGGCGAGGTCCAGCCGTCCTTCGACAAGCAATACGTGCGCAATTGGCTGACTTCCGACGCCTCCGGATGGGATCAAGCCGCTGACGGCACTCCGCCCCAGCTTCCCGACGACGTCGTTTCCGCTACCCGCCTGCGCTACATCGAGGCCTATGAGCGGCTTTCCGGCGAGCGCTTTGCGGACTTCCTCTCGCCCGAGGCCTAG
- a CDS encoding pyruvate dehydrogenase, with product MARNYAGQLVDTLEKQGVERIYGLVGDSLNPIVDAVRRSSIEWIHVRNEEAAAFAAAADSLTTGKLAVCAASCGPGNTHLIQGLYDAHRNGAKVLALASHIPSRQIGSKFFQETHPEAIFQECSGYCEMVNSAEQGGVVLHHAIQSSMAGNGVSVLVIPGDVSMQDAEDDSFVESKISAGRPVVFPDPAEAAALTQAINEAESVTLFVGAGVKDAREQVLKLAEKIKAPIGHALGGKMYIQYENPFDVGMNGLLGYGAAHEATHEADLLILLGTDFPYNDFLPDANVAQVDINGSHIGRRTKISYPVTGDVAATIENILPHVDEKKDRSFLDKMLKKHYGKLEHVVEAYTSNVDKHTPIHPEYVADLIDKNADEDAIFTVDTGMCNVWGARYITANGKREQIGSFRHGTMANALPQALGAQAANPGRQVITFSGDGGLSMLMGELLTVKLHNLPIKMFVFNNSSLGMVKLEMLVQGLPEHETDHESVNFAKIAEASGIKHFRIEDPKDAPEQIKKALAYNGPALIDVVTDPNALSLPPTLTIEQLMGFSKAATRTVLDGGVGQMITMAKSNLRNIPRPQDF from the coding sequence ATGGCACGTAACTATGCAGGACAGCTAGTTGACACCCTGGAAAAGCAGGGTGTCGAGCGCATTTATGGCCTCGTCGGTGACTCCCTGAACCCGATCGTGGATGCCGTTCGTCGCTCCTCCATCGAGTGGATTCACGTCCGCAACGAGGAAGCAGCAGCCTTCGCTGCTGCGGCAGATTCCCTGACCACCGGCAAGCTGGCTGTATGTGCCGCATCCTGCGGCCCGGGCAATACCCACCTGATCCAGGGCCTGTACGACGCCCACCGCAACGGCGCTAAGGTGCTGGCACTGGCTTCCCACATCCCATCCCGCCAGATCGGCTCCAAGTTCTTCCAGGAGACCCACCCAGAGGCAATCTTCCAGGAGTGCTCTGGCTACTGCGAGATGGTCAACTCCGCTGAGCAGGGCGGCGTTGTCCTGCACCACGCCATCCAGTCCAGCATGGCCGGCAATGGCGTTTCCGTCCTGGTTATCCCGGGTGACGTTTCCATGCAGGACGCTGAGGATGACTCCTTCGTCGAGTCTAAGATCTCTGCTGGCCGCCCGGTCGTCTTCCCGGATCCGGCCGAGGCCGCTGCCCTGACCCAGGCCATCAACGAGGCTGAGTCCGTCACCCTCTTCGTTGGCGCCGGCGTCAAGGACGCCCGCGAGCAGGTGCTCAAGCTGGCGGAGAAGATCAAGGCGCCCATCGGCCACGCTCTGGGTGGCAAGATGTACATCCAGTACGAGAACCCGTTTGACGTAGGCATGAACGGCCTGCTGGGCTACGGTGCGGCACACGAGGCCACCCACGAGGCTGACCTGCTCATCCTGCTGGGTACAGACTTCCCGTACAACGACTTCCTGCCGGATGCCAACGTGGCACAGGTGGACATCAACGGCTCCCACATCGGCCGCCGCACCAAGATTTCTTACCCGGTCACCGGTGATGTAGCCGCCACCATCGAGAACATCTTGCCGCACGTGGATGAGAAGAAGGACCGCTCCTTCCTGGATAAGATGCTCAAGAAGCACTACGGCAAGCTGGAGCACGTCGTTGAGGCTTATACCTCCAACGTGGACAAGCACACCCCGATCCACCCGGAGTACGTTGCTGACCTCATTGACAAGAACGCCGATGAGGATGCTATCTTCACCGTCGATACCGGCATGTGCAACGTGTGGGGCGCTCGCTACATCACTGCCAACGGCAAGCGCGAGCAGATCGGCTCCTTCCGCCACGGCACCATGGCCAACGCCCTGCCACAGGCACTGGGTGCACAGGCCGCTAACCCAGGCCGCCAGGTCATCACTTTCTCCGGTGACGGCGGACTGTCCATGCTGATGGGTGAGCTGCTCACCGTGAAGCTACACAACCTGCCTATCAAGATGTTCGTATTCAACAACTCTTCCCTGGGCATGGTCAAGCTGGAGATGCTGGTGCAGGGTCTGCCGGAGCACGAGACCGACCACGAGTCCGTCAACTTTGCCAAGATTGCAGAGGCTTCCGGCATCAAGCACTTCCGCATCGAGGATCCGAAGGACGCACCGGAGCAGATCAAGAAGGCGCTGGCTTATAACGGCCCGGCTCTTATCGACGTCGTTACTGACCCCAACGCCCTCTCCCTGCCACCGACGCTGACCATCGAGCAGCTCATGGGCTTCTCCAAGGCTGCCACCCGCACCGTTCTGGACGGTGGCGTTGGCCAGATGATCACCATGGCAAAGTCCAACCTGCGCAATATCCCGCGTCCGCAGGACTTCTAA